From one Lycium ferocissimum isolate CSIRO_LF1 chromosome 7, AGI_CSIRO_Lferr_CH_V1, whole genome shotgun sequence genomic stretch:
- the LOC132065156 gene encoding LOW QUALITY PROTEIN: E3 ubiquitin-protein ligase UPL3-like (The sequence of the model RefSeq protein was modified relative to this genomic sequence to represent the inferred CDS: deleted 2 bases in 1 codon) — protein sequence METRSRKRAEATSSAPSSSSSPGPTTRASKRSRLSTSRAAAANSTPSSIPTRSRIATRSQDSSTPMDESSGSGSRTRRGKNPNPNPTDNNNSNLDKGKEKEHEVRVRDRDRDREVGLNIDSGGGEDDDNDSEGGVGILHQNLTSASSALQGLLRKLGAGLDDLLPSSAMGSGSSSHQSGRHKKILAGLRADGEEGKQVEALTQLCEMLSIGTEDSLSTFSVDSFVPVLVGLLSHENNPDIMLLAARALTHLVDVLPSSCAAVVHYGAVSCFVARLLTIEYMDLAEQSLQALKKISQEHPTACLRAGALMAVLSYLDFFSTGVQRVALATAANMCKKLPSDASDFVMEAVPLLTNLLQYHDAKVLEHASICLTRIAEAFASYPEKLDELCNHGLVTQAASLISTSNSGGGQASLSTSTYTGLIRLLSTCASGSPLGTKTLLLLGISGILKDILSGSGLVATVSVSPALSKPPEQIFEIVNLANELLPPLPQGTISLPTGTNLLIKGSTMKKSSSSGSTKQEDTNPSSQEVSAREKLLNDQPELLQQFGIDLLPVLIQVYGSSVNSPVRHKCLSAIGKLMYFSSANMIQSLNNVTNISSFLAGVLAWKDPQVLVPALQVAEILMEKLPGIFAKMFVREGVVHAVDALILFVSHGFSTSQPSSAEKDNDCIPGSSRSSRNQRRGSNSNTDASSVEDPKTTVPGSRSPPNSLEIPKTSSSLRMAVSAGAKSFKDKYFPSDSGATEVGVTDDLLRLKNLCMKLNAGVDEQISKPKGKSKASVPRFGDISASKEESLAELVASMLGELSKGDGVSTFEFIGSGVVASLLNYFTCGYFSKERISDANLSRLRQQAIRRYKSFIAVALPSSVGGDVVPMTVLVQKLQNALSSLERFPVVLSHSSRSSSGNARLSSGLSALSQPFKLRLCRAQGDKTLRDYSSNVVLIDPLASLAAIEDFLWPRVQRVESGQKALASVGNSESGTTAAGVGASCPSTSTPASGTRRTRSRSAVNINDSAKKDPPQEKNGSSSKGKGKAVLKPTQDGRGPQTRNAARRRAALDKEAEAKPVNGESSSEDDELDMSPVDIDDALVIEDEDMSDDDEDDQDDVLGDDSLPVCMPDKVHDVKLGDSSEDSPAAQTPNDSQTNAGGGSSSRAASAQGSDSVEFRSGSSYGSRGAMSFAAAAMAGLASANGRGARGARDRHGRPQFSTSDPPRLVFSAGGKQLNRHLTIYQAIQRQLVLDEDDEERYGGTDFLSSDGSRLWGDIYTITYQRADNLTESSTKADGSSTSTKSNKASSSASAGADPSLHRASLLDSILQGELPCDMEKSNSTYNFLALLRVVEGLNQLAPRLRVQSVIDDFSEGKKLSLDELNGTGVKIPSEEFVNSKLTPKLARQIQDALALCSGSLPSWCYQLTRSCPFLFPFETRRQYFYSTAFGLSRALYRLQQQQGADGNGSTNEREVRVGRLQRQKVRVSRNRILDSAAKVMEMYSSQKAVLEVEYFGEVGTGLGPTLEFYTLLSRDLQKVGLGMWRTNSSSSEYSMEVGVDGKSSGGDKELVQAPFGLFPRPWPSTVDTAGGNQFPKVIEYFRLLGRVMAKALQDGRLLDLPLSTAFYKLVLGQELDLYDILSFDAELGKTLQELQALVSRKLYLESIGGQGQENVNDLHFRGTPVEDLCLDFTLPGYPEYVLKAGDENVDLSNLEEYVSLVVDAAVNTGIGRQMEAFRSGFNQVFDISALQIFSPTELDYLLCGRKELWKAETLVDHIKFDHGYTAKSPAIVYLLEIMGEFTPEQQRAFCQFVTGAPRLPPGGLAVLNPKLTIVRKHSSSASNTASNGNMPSESADEDLPSVMTCANYLKLPPYSTKEIMYKKLLYAINEGQGSFDLS from the exons ATGGAAACTCGTAGTCGGAAGCGGGCGGAGGCCACCTCATCAGcgccttcttcttcttcctctcctGGTCCCACCACACGCGCCTCTAAACGCTCCCGTCTCTCCACCTCACGCGCCGCCGCCGCCAATTCAACCCCATCGTCGATCCCAACTCGTTCTCGTATCGCAACTCGCTCTCAAGACTCATCTACACCAATGGACGAATCTTCCGGGTCGGGCAGCCGAACCCGACGTGGTAAGAACCCTAACCCTAACCCCAccgataataataatagtaatttGGATAAAGGTAAAGAGAAAGAACATGAGGTTAGAGTTAGGGATAGAGATAGAGATAGGgaagttggattgaatatagATTCTGGTGGCGGTGaggatgatgataatgatagcGAAGGCGGTGTTGGGATTTTACATCAGAATTTAACTTCAGCAAGTAGTGCACTACAAGGACTGTTAAGGAAATTAGGTGCTGGATTGGATGATTTACTCCCGAGTTCGGCGATGGGGTCTGGGTCGTCGTCCCACCAGAGCGGTCGGCATAAAAAGATATTAGCTGGTTTAAGGGCGGATGGCGAGGAAGGGAAACAAGTGGAAGCTTTGACTCAGTTGTGTGAGATGCTTTCTATTGGAACGGAAGATTCGTTGTCTACGTTTTCTGTGGATTCGTTTGTACCGGTACTTGTAGGACTGCTCAGTCACGAGAACAATCCTGATATTATGCTTCTTGCTGCCCGGGCTCTTACTCACTTGGTTGATGTTTTGCCTTCTTCGTGTGCTGCTGTTGTCCATTATGGAGCTGTTTCATGCTTTGTGGCGCGGTTGCTTACAATTGAATACATGGACTTGGCTGAACAG TCTTTGCAAGCTCTAAAGAAGATATCTCAGGAACACCCAACTGCTTGTTTGAGGGCTGGTGCACTGATGGCTGTGCTTTCTTATCTCGATTTCTTTTCCACCGGTGTTCAG AGAGTAGCATTAGCAACTGCCGCTAATATGTGCAAGAAGCTTCCTTCAGATGCTTCTGACTTTGTCATGGAAGCTGTTCCGCTTTTGACAAATCTCCTTCAATATCACGATGCAAAG GTATTAGAGCATGCGTCTATCTGCTTGACCCGTATTGCTGAAGCATTTGCGTCATACCCGGAGAAGCTAGATGAACTTTGCAACCACGGACTTGTTACCCAAGCTGCATCCCTCATCTCAACCAGTAACTCTGGAGGTGGTCAGGCTTCACTCAGCACGTCAACCTATACA GGTTTAATCAGGCTTCTTTCGACATGTGCTAGTGGCTCTCCACTAGGAACTAAAACTTTACTGCTGCTTGGTATAAGTGGAATACTCAAGGATATTCTATCAGGTTCTGGTCTTGTGGCCACTGTGTCTGTGTCACCTGCCTTGAGCAAACCTCCGGAACAG ATTTTTGAGATCGTGAACCTGGCAAATGAGCTCCTTCCTCCGCTGCCTCAAGGAACCATCTCTCTTCCAACCGGCACTAATTTGCTCATTAAAGGTTCTACTATGAAGAAATCTTCTTCTAGTGGTTCTACCAAACAGGAGGACACCAATCCATCTTCGCAGGAGGTTTCAGCTCGAGAAAAATTATTGAATGATCAACCTGAACTTCTGCAACAATTTGGAATAGATCTTCTTCCTGTGCTGATCCAG GTATATGGATCCAGTGTGAATAGTCCAGTTCGCCACAAGTGTCTCTCAGCTATTGGGAAACTTATGTATTTCAGCAGTGCAAATATGATTCAGTCTCTAAATAACGTCACTAACATATCAAG TTTCTTGGCTGGAGTATTGGCCTGGAAGGATCCTCAAGTGCTGGTGCCTGCTCTTCAAGTAGCAGAAATTCTAATGGAAAAGCTTCCTGGAATTTTTGCCAAGATGTTTGTGCGAGAGGGTGTTGTTCATGCTGTAGATGCTCTGATATTGTTTGTCTCCCATGGTTTCTCTACTTCCCAGCCATCATCTGCTGAGAAGGACAATGATTGTATACCCGGGTCATCCCGTTCTAGTCGTAATCAACGTCGTGGCAGCAATTCAAATACAGATGCGAGTTCCGTTGAGGATCCTAAGACTACAGTTCCAGGGAGCCGATCACCGCCAAACTCATTGGAAATTCCGAAGACCAGTTCTAGCCTTCGTATGGCAGTCAGTGCAGGCGCTAAATCTTTCAAAGATAAATACTTCCCTTCAGATTCAGGCGCTACTGAGGTTGGTGTTACAGATGATCTTCTACGATTGAAGAATCTCTGTATGAAGTTGAACGCTGGTGTTGATGAACAAATATCCAAACCTAAAGGAAAATCAAAAGCTTCTGTTCCTCGGTTTGGGGATATTTCTGCCAGTAAGGAAGAGAGCTTGGCTGAACTGGTAGCTTCCATGCTGGGGGAGCTCAGCAAAGGGGATGGTGTATCAACTTTTGAGTTCATTGGAAGTGGAGTTGTTGCATCTTTGCTGAACTATTTTACATGTGGATATTTTTCAAAGGAAAGAATCTCAGATGCTAATTTGTCTAGGCTTCGACAACAAGCAATCAGAAGATACAAGTCTTTTATTGCAGTTGCCCTTCCTTCTAGTGTTGGTGGAGATGTGGTTCCCATGACTGTTTTGGTTCAAAAGCTTCAAAATGCCTTATCTTCCCTGGAGCGTTTCCCTGTCGTGCTGAGTCACTCTTCAAGATCATCCTCTGGAAATGCACGACTTTCTTCAGGTTTA AGTGCTTTGTCACAACCATTCAAGCTACGCCTTTGCAGAGCTCAAGGAGACAAGACCCTCCGTGACTACTCTTCAAATGTTGTGCTGATCGATCCTTTAGCAAGTTTAGCGGCTATTGAAGACTTTCTTTGGCCTCGAGTTCAGCGAGTTGAGTCTGGTCAAAAGGCCTTGGCATCAGTAGGCAACTCTGAGTCCGGGACCACCGCTGCAGGAGTTGGTGCTTCATGCCCATCGACTTCTACTCCAGCTTCTGGAACTCGTCGTACACGATCTAGGTCAGCGGTTAATATAAATGACAGTGCAAAGAAAGACCCACCACaggaaaaaaatggaagttCATCCAAGGGCAAAGGAAAGGCTGTTCTAAAGCCTACTCAAGATGGCAGGGGACCCCAGACAAGAAATGCGGCTAGAAGACGAGCAGCATTGGATAAAGAAGCAGAGGCGAAACCTGTGAACGGGGAATCTAGTTCTGAG GATGATGAGTTGGATATGTCACCTGTTGACATTGATGATGCTTTGGTCATTGAGGATGAAGATATGtctgatgatgatgaagatgaccaAGATGAT GTGTTGGGAGATGATTCTCTTCCCGTTTGCATGCCGGACAAAGTTCATGATGTCAAATTGGGTGATTCTTCGGAAGATAGTCCTGCCGCACAGACGCCAAATGATAGCCAGACAAATGCTGGTGGTGGTTCTAGCAGCAGAGCTGCTTCTGCTCAGGGATCTGATTCTGTTGAGTTCAGGAGTGGGAGTTCTTATGGTTCAAGGGGTGCAATGTCATTTGCTGCTGCTGCCATGGCTGGACTTGCATCTGCGAACGGCAGAGGTGCGAGAGGAGCTAGAGATCGTCATGGACGCCCTCAATTTAGCACTAGTGATCCGCCCAGACTAGTATTTTCTGCAGGCGGAAAGCAGCTTAATAGGCACTTGACGATCTATCAGGCTATCCAGCGGCAGCTTGTCCTTGACGAGGATGATGAAGAGAGGTATGGTGGCACTGACTTTCTTTCTAGTGACGGAAGCAGACTTTGGGGTGATATTTACACTATCACATACCAAAGAGCTGACAATCTTACAGAGAGTTCTACGAAAGCAGATGGGAGCTCAACTTCCACCAAATCTAATAAAGCTAGTTCTTCAGCAAGTGCCGGTGCAGATCCCTCATTGCATCGAGCATCATTGTTAGATAGTATATTACAGGGAGAACTTCCTTGTGATATGGAGAAAAGCAATTCTACTTACAACTTTTTGGCCCTGTTACGTGTAGTGGAGGGATTAAACCAGCTGGCCCCACGGTTACGCGTCCAGTCAGTTATTGATGATTTCtctgaagggaaaaaattaagtttAGATGAGCTCAATGGTACTGGGGTCAAAATTCCCTCGGAGGAATTTGTCAACAGCAAGCTCACTCCAAAGTTGGCCCGACAGATTCAGGATGCCCTAGCCCTTTGTAGTGGGTCTCTTCCGTCATGGTGTTACCAGTTGACAAGGTCCTGTccatttctttttccatttgAGACTCGGCGCCAGTACTTCTATTCAACAGCCTTTGGATTATCTAGGGCTTTATATCGGCTTCAACAGCAGCAAGGCGCAGATGGTAATGGATCTACAAATGAGAGAGAAGTCAGGGTTGGGAGATTACAACGCCAGAAAGTCCGTGTCTCTAGGAATCGCATTCTGGATTCTGCTGCAAAAGTAATGGAGATGTACTCTAGCCAAAAAGCTGTTCTCGAGGTTGAATATTTTGGTGAAGTTGGCACTGGTTTGGGCCCAACCCTGGAATTCTATACCCTTTTAAGTCGCGATCTGCAAAAAGTTGGACTGGGAATGTGGAGAACAAATTCCTCGTCAAGTGAATATTCGATGGAAGTGGGCGTAGATGGAAAATCAAGCGGGGGTGATAAAGAACTTGTCCAAGCACCTTTTGGATTATTCCCACGTCCCTGGCCATCAACTGTTGATACTGCAGGTGGCAATCAATTCCCAAAGGTAATTGAATATTTCAGATTGCTTGGACGTGTGATGGCGAAAGCACTTCAAGATGGGCGGCTTTTGGACCTCCCTCTTTCAACTGCATTTTACAAGCTTGTCCTTGGCCAA GAGCTTGATCTGTATGATATTCTCTCTTTTGATGCTGAGTTAGGAAAGACTTTGCAAGAGTTGCAAGCTCTTGTTAGTCGTAAACTATATCTAGAATCAATTGGAGGCCAGGGCCAAGAAAATGTTAATGATTTGCATTTTCGTGGGACCCCAGTTGAGGATCTTTGTTTAGATTTCACACTCCCAGGCTATCCTGAATATGTTCTGAAAGCAGGCGATGAGAAT GTGGATCTTAGTAACTTGGAAGAATATGTTTCTTTGGTGGTTGATGCTGCTGTGAATACCGGAATTGGGCGGCAGATGGAAGCCTTTAGATCTGGCTTCAATCAG